A stretch of DNA from Nerophis ophidion isolate RoL-2023_Sa linkage group LG18, RoL_Noph_v1.0, whole genome shotgun sequence:
CTGAATTCTGTGTGTGCCTTGGAAAACAACTGTTCTATCTGGGGGTATGTCGGAACTGAGTGACTCAAACATAGACTCTAAATCATCGGAAAAACTACAGGGAGGATCATTAACAGGATCTACACCGACCTCCCCCTGGTGCAGATCAATCAGTTTTCCGACTGTGCAGCTGGCGTGAACCTCGCCTGAGCAGGACAATCGCGCCTCGCGCGGTCAGGTGAGTAGCACTGAAAACAGAGTCTATCCCTACGGCAGTGAAAAAGTGCAGAGTGAGCCATGTCACCACAAACAGCACAAGGCGAGTTATCCAGACCCATAATTCTGGAGAACCGTGTCTTTGGTGGTCTGGCCACAGGAGTACGGGCTTGAGCAGACCGCTCCAGCAAAATTTTTCTAACATGGCTATGACACGTTCAAAGGCATTCTGGTCTGTACCCTTAGCCATGTTAGCCTCTTTAGTGTCAGAACGACCAACTGCAGTGTGAAGCATATCAACATTGTTCAAATACACACATTCATTGGGCTTCCTACTCATCTCAGCAGCATTCTTTGAGGACAACTCTGTGTGATATTCATCCAGCACAGCCTGGACTTCCACAGCCGACCACTTGTCAATCGTCTTTGACCTGAATGTCATGGAAAGATCTCTGGAGGGGCAATTCTTTATAAACATTCGTGTCACCTGAATGGCGGAGCAGTCCAAATTCTTGCCTTGTTCCTCGAGGCGGTCAGCTGCAATGTCAGCAGCTTGGTTGAGTCTCAGCCAGTAGTCGTATGCACCTTCATTTGCCTTCGGCAACGTTGTGTAGAAGTCTGCCAGGGGAAGAGTTGAGCAGGGCACAGCAGCAAAATGCTTACGAAGAAGGCTATAGATCGCATCTAGATTTTTTGTAACATCAATGCCACTATTCCTCATGACAAATTTCACAATGTCTCTTGCTCTGCCTCTGAGGTGGACAAGCATTTCTTCTGCCTgattctccatgttgatgtcagACCTCCTTACGTAGTTCCTCATCAGGTCCTCCCATTCGTGCACATCCACCGCGTCCGTGTCATCTCCCCTAAAGGACGGAGGTTCTTTCACCTTCCTGTGTGATACTTGACGCACTTGTGAGGAGTCTTGACCTTGTGTTAGTGTGTTAATGGGCGTGTCACAAACACCTGAGGCACTAGGTGTCAGCATAGTATGAGCTGGCCCTAGATGTGTAACTATACTGTCAGCTAGCTGCTGGCCAACGTGCCTTATAATGTCACTCATCTGGCTGACTACATCGTGTGACTGTAAAGTGGGATCTGCTGTTGGCGTAGCAGTAACCTGTGTGTTCAATGTAGTATTCATGTGGTGGCTCTGAGAAGGAACCCTGTCTCCACTATCTGAGTGAGCCTCTACTGGAACCTGTCTACCCCCCGCCACATGAGCTACATCTCCTTGGACAGGACTGTCAAACTGCAACACAAATGGGATCCCTCTACCTCTGCCAACACTTCTATGTAAGGGTGTACTAGTGTCAAACTTTAAATAGCTCATTTTGAAATATCAAAATAGAATAGCATAAAACTTACAATATGGATACCAGaaaaaaacacagataaaacacTCAAATCGGACACCGCGCACACAGCTTAAACCCTGTCCACCTGATGGCGTAATGAAGAAGCCGTCCAGCAAGATGGATCCGGTCCGATGTGAAGAGCCAAATTCGACGGGTCACGGCCCCAATGTGACGGTCCACAACTGTATGTGGCAAAATGCAGCTCCACACTGCTGTCGCTTCAACATATCACTGGCACCAGGTGGATTATGAATTTCTTTTATTACAGTGtcctgtaaaacagtgcaaattgtgagattgtgagtccacttgggtcacgggattctcaGTTTGGAGGTGTCACAGTTCTGATGTTTGACATAACAAACCATAgtttcattgtacaaacaacaTGTTACATTTGGGTGTGATCGTATAGTGTTTAGACCAAATCTTTATACTAATCATCATATTAATTTCTTCAATGGTTTCACATGTACTGACAATGGTGTGCTCAAATTAAcaataatccttttttttaatatgcaaAATACACAGTAAATTTACAGAAACTACATTTTACAGGATGTCCCTAAACACACCTCGCATCCAAAATGGCTGCTTCAAACCATGCGGTTGATAAACCAGGCTGCGGCCTagccatgctagcattagcatcataCAATAGGTGAGGACAAATATGTGAACAGCCAAACAAACACAGTGGCATGAAATATAATATTacctgtaaaacagtgcaaattgtgagaTTGTGAGTCTacttgggtcacgggattctctAAATAACACATCAACAATCACCTATTAGTTTACacagtaaaagtgtgttattgtctttaaaatatcactctaggatacagttttggtcaataccaATTAGCGAAACTTTTTATGTGTCTGTTACAAAGtactaatcaaaatataaacagtcaATATTCACTAATTAGTAATCAATCCCGGACAATACAAAAACGTGTCTCACCAGTTTGGAGGCGTCACagttctgagcacttcccacaggtgaCCGTACATACCACTTCTCGCCAGCAACAGGCGCTGTTGGAACACTTAATTCATAATTTAATCAAGCATGAGGATATTCTGTTTTCTACACCATtacacatattccgtacaattgaacactaaatggtaacaccagaataagtttttcaccttgtGTAAGTCAGGGTCAGTGCACGtaaatcgattgattgattgattgattgattgattgattgattgattgattgattgattgattgattgattgattgattgattgatcgattgattgatcgattgattcattgaaacttgtattagtatattgcacagttcagtacatattccatacaattgaccactaaatgttaacacccgaaaaagtttttcaacttttttaagtcggggtccacgttaatcaattcatggtacaaatatatactatcagcataatacagtcatcacacaagttaatcatcatagtatgtacattgaattatttacattagttACAATCCGgaagggtgggatgaggagctttggttgatatcagtacttcagtcatcaacaattgcatcaacagagaaattgactttgaaacagtgtaggtcttacttagtagctATAGGATAAGTACAGTCAGCGGAGAACATAGTGACTTCAGATAACATTAGAGCAAGTATATAcgttagaaatacatttgattatttatattAGGTTATTTATtaagagtgtgggaaaaaatcaatacgaatcgaatacgttgtgtgattcagaataaattctcattttttaaaaatccatttatatatatatatatatgtatatgtatatatatatatatatatatatatatacatatacatatatatatatttttttaatttttattttattatttttattttttatttttatttttttaatcaatccaacaaaccactacacagcaataccataacaatgcaatccaattccaaaaccaaacctgactcagcaacactcaggactgcaataatcagagcaattgagaggagacacaaacacgacacagaacaaaccaaaagtaatgaaacaaaaatgaatattatcaacaacagtatcaatattagttataatttcagcatagcagtgattaaaaatccgtcattgacattatcattagatatttataaaaataaaaaaaggaacaatagtgtcacagtggcttacacttgcatcgcatctcataagcttgacaacacactgtgtctaatgttttcacaaagataaaataagtcatatttttggttcgtttaatagttaaaacaaatttacattattgcaatcagttgataaaacattgtcctttacaattataaaagcttttttttttttcaaatctactactctgctagcatgtcagcagactggggtagatcctgctgaaatcctatgtattgaatgaatacagaatcgttttgaatcggaaaaatatcgtttttcaatcgagaatctaatcgaatcgaaaaaatggatatattatccaatcgtgaccccaagaattgatattgaatcgtattgtgggacacccaaagattcacagccctattatttacaatccggggagatggaatATGAAtgaaggagggtattagtaaagggttgaagttgcctggaggtgttgttttagagcggttttgaaggaatacagagatgcacttacttttatacctgttgggagtgcattccacattgatgtggcatagaaagagaatgagttaagacctttgttagatcggaatctgggtttaacgtggtttgttgAGCTCCCCCTTGTGTTGTGGtaatggcggtcatttacgttaaggaagtagtttgacatgtaagggacggcgtggcgcagggggagagtggccgtgagcaacccgagggtccctggttcaatccccacctagtatcaacctcgtcacattcgttgtgtccttagcaagacgtgtcacccttgctcctgatggttgctggttagcgcctcgcatggcagctccctccatcagcgcgtgaatgtgtgtgtgattgggtaaatgtgaaagtagtgtcaaagcgctttgagtacctcgaaggtagaaaagcgctatacaagtacaacctgtttaacatttatttacttcgattatttatttattgtcaattcttaacatgcacaagacacataagaactgaaaattacattttcggcacagtcccactaagagcagacatacaatacagggagacaagacgggaccgccaacggatcagtcatttttacggcgctccttaaaaaggtgagaaaagggttaCATTGGGTGAGAggagggggagtaaaaaaaaaaatatcagtataaggctagaccctcaggaggggtacAGACTAcgtccaaggaaaaaaaataaaatacattgaatttacattattcacaatcTGTGGGAtgggatgaggagggtttggttgatatcagcacttcagtcatcaacaattgcatcatcagagaaatggacattgaaacagtgcaggtcagacttagtaggatatgtacagcgagcagagaacatagtgagttcagagagcataagaacaagtatatatgttagaaatacatttgattatttacatttggttatccggggagatgggatgtggaggggggagggttttagtaaagggttgaagttgcctggaggtctGAGACCTTGCTGGGTCCCCACATTAAAACATGAGTGTAACCCTaaagatatataaaaaataaaaaaataattaagaaaaattatattttggaaaattaaaaaaataatggatggatggatggatggaaaaatatcaATATGACCCCCAAGCGGTAGAGAATGTATGAATGGAAAATGACCCCCTGCATTCTTAGATTTTTCAGTATGCGCCCCTCAGTGGCCACCGACGGCGCTATTTTCCATGATGTAGAGGTGCCACCTCCCCATTTGGAGGGCGAAGAAGAAAAGGTTCAATGGCGGCTGTTCAGCCCTGTTTCTAAAAGCAGCAGCAAGCGCGGCTCACGACATCTCTGGAAAATAATACCTCACCTCTTGAGATTAACTCTTCAATTTAAAACTGTTGACTAAACCTCAGGTAGGAGATGCTTGAAGAAAATGAGTTTTTGACCTGACTATACTTCCTTTTAAGTTGTGGTAATACAGCTAACCCCAGCTCGCTAACAAATAGTGCACATATCAACAATAGCTTTTAGACTTTAGTTTGAGTTGCCAACTCCCTAAAAAAGGAAAACCTTGTGGAACTGGTTGACCTGttttgagtttttgttttttttaccttttatatgtGTGAAATGAGTTTATACTATCTGCAAAGACTAAATGGAAACAACTGGACTACATGTTTAAACTAGTGGACTTGAATCAGAATGTATTGGATGTGGCTGGTTTTGGAATTTGGACTAACACAAGCGTATGGGAATTGGGAAAGTTGTTAAATAAGCAATGTTTTTTGTGCAAAATGACAAAATGAACAGAGTaaagtaaatttattttaaatataaatgtttcctGCTTAACTTAACATAGTATATATGAACATATCTCAAACAGACATTTCTCCTACTTAAcagtgttgtaagcacaataccaatagGAGCAATTTGCAAAAGGCGCAATTGCCTTTTGCAAATTTGTacaatgcgcaatctttttgcaaattgctttcagctatatatttgaataatgtgtggtgcgcattttgcaaatcaatggacGCAATTCAAAAAATGCGCAACTGCATTTTGCTAATTTGTATAATTCACAATCTTTTTGGCaatcacagtggaagaggggttagtgcgtctgcctcacaatacgaaggtcctccagtcctgggttcaatccccggctcgggatctttctgtgtggagtttgcatgttctccccgtgaatgcgtgggttccctctgggtactcctgcttcctcccacttccaaagaaatgcacctggggataggttgattggcaacactgaattgaccTCAGTGTActgatgttgtctatctgtgttggccctgcgattagatggcgacttgtccagggtgtaccccgcctcccgcccgattgtagctgagaatggcgcccgcgaccccaaaagggaataagctgtagaaaatggatggatggaaattgcttccagctatatattgattGTGTTGGAAGTTCTGGCTACTAACACTAACCCTTATCCgaaccctaaccctgacccttgatgccatctacgcagtgttgggagactgttttgctgttcttcttctgttcaatgtagctttctgtgcagaattccgcaaattcttcttcagccatcctcaaaccatccatttgcacggttgcgccattttcaaacaaaatctcgTCTCGCGaaatgcaaattgcttgcgcacaatggaaatgacgtataatttgcaaagtgcgcgagattggtgaaatgcttacaagaACCATATGAATTTAGTGTGCAGCTTTAAGACATTGAGGGGGTCTCCAACTTTCATCAGTATGAGAACTATTTTGATAAAAAAGAGAGGAAAGGTGAGATGTTTGTCCAGTATTCATATAACTGGCTACAATTAAATTAGATTACCTATGGCCATGGTCTTTAGGTTATAAGGTGAGCATTTTCATTGAATAGAAGCATCATTTCAGAATTATGAATTTAACACATACACAACTATTAGAAGTTGCAGAAAATGTCATTTGACTCTTTGGTAAGTTACTGTATCACCAGATAACTGTTGAAGACCCCTGTAGTGTAACTATCATAAAGAGTAGTGTGACTATCTTAAAGTGTAgtcactattataaagtgtagtgtgactatcataaaacTGGACACTAGGGGTATGGGAAAAGATAGATTTGAATACGAATGGAATCGAACacgtgtgattcagaatcgattctctttttttttcaaatcgatttttatttgtatttttttattattattattaaaccactacagagcaataccataacaatgcaatccaattccaaaaccaaacctgaccgagcaaaactcagaactgcaataaacagagcaattgagaagacgcaaacacgacacagaacaaaccaaaagtagtgaaacaaaaatgaatattatcaacagtatcaatattagttataatttcagcatggcggtgattaaaaatccctcatttacattatcattagacatttataaaaattaaaaaaaagaacaatagtgtcacagtgccttacacttgcatcgcatctcataagcttgacaacacactgtgtccaatgttttcacaaagatgaataagtcatatttttggtttggttaatagttaaaacaaatttacattattgcaatcagttgataaaacattgtcctttataattataaaagcttttttttt
This window harbors:
- the LOC133536867 gene encoding uncharacterized protein LOC133536867, whose translation is MSYLKFDTSTPLHRSVGRGRGIPFVLQFDSPVQGDVAHVAGGRQVPVEAHSDSGDRVPSQSHHMNTTLNTQVTATPTADPTLQSHDVVSQMSDIIRHVGQQLADSIVTHLGPAHTMLTPSASGVCDTPINTLTQGQDSSQVRQVSHRKVKEPPSFRGDDTDAVDVHEWEDLMRNYVRRSDINMENQAEEMLVHLRGRARDIVKFVMRNSGIDVTKNLDAIYSLLRKHFAAVPCSTLPLADFYTTLPKANEGAYDYWLRLNQAADIAADRLEEQGKNLDCSAIQVTRMFIKNCPSRDLSMTFRSKTIDKWSAVEVQAVLDEYHTELSSKNAAEMSRKPNECVYLNNVDMLHTAVGRSDTKEANMAKGTDQNAFERVIAMLEKFCWSGLLKPVLLWPDHQRHGSPELWVWITRLVLFVVTWLTLHFFTAVGIDSVFSATHLTARGAIVLLRRGSRQLHSRKTD